One Lacticaseibacillus rhamnosus genomic window carries:
- a CDS encoding DUF6275 family protein, translated as MNDLDFRNTCQRLVADYANDHMDKTDGDSITPDDVYIVWSCRALQNSKALASTKVSDGMYYEITYNGDKHELYLDAYKKFENRAIQIDKE; from the coding sequence ATGAATGACTTAGATTTTAGAAACACGTGTCAGCGTTTAGTTGCTGATTATGCAAATGATCACATGGATAAGACCGATGGGGACTCAATCACTCCGGATGATGTATATATCGTTTGGTCATGCAGAGCGCTTCAGAACTCAAAGGCACTGGCTAGTACAAAGGTCAGCGACGGCATGTACTACGAGATAACATACAATGGTGATAAACATGAATTGTATCTTGATGCTTACAAAAAATTTGAAAATCGTGCAATCCAAATTGATAAAGAATAA
- a CDS encoding GH25 family lysozyme — protein sequence MKLKTKLITLVVAFLAAISFALPSQANAAKGDQGPDWSKYQGASGRYGTGQDKFIIAQIGGTYGGTYIDQWTYDSQIASAKAAGKRVHSYIWYGVGGSSQLGLEALDRYMPRIKAQTPKGSIVALDYEDGASGNMAANTDAILAGMRRIHSEGYTPMYYSYKPYTLAHVDYQRILKEFPNSLWIAAYRDYLPTTKPDYGYFPSMDGVAIWQYTSAFGLSQGLDGNIDLLGVTDNGYSKQPATPSVPVTPVPSQPAKSNAASDTDYAQAGVFKPSTTVNIRTGAGTGYASVGSYAPGESVIYDHVYIRGTYVWARYLSYSGRYRYVALGVNGGESYGSRSSGYTSLVSHTYYTVRYGDSFWSIARKYGISMYTLAANNGKSIYSLIYPGESLYIR from the coding sequence ATGAAACTAAAAACCAAACTAATTACCTTGGTAGTCGCCTTCTTGGCGGCTATTTCTTTTGCCTTGCCATCGCAGGCCAATGCGGCCAAGGGAGATCAGGGACCTGATTGGTCAAAGTATCAGGGAGCAAGTGGACGATATGGAACAGGCCAAGACAAGTTCATCATCGCTCAGATTGGCGGTACTTACGGTGGTACTTACATCGATCAGTGGACGTACGATAGCCAAATTGCCAGTGCCAAGGCGGCAGGAAAACGTGTGCATAGCTACATCTGGTATGGCGTTGGTGGAAGTAGCCAGTTGGGGTTAGAAGCACTTGACCGTTATATGCCTCGTATCAAAGCGCAGACACCAAAGGGAAGCATCGTTGCTTTGGATTACGAAGATGGTGCTTCCGGGAATATGGCAGCTAATACGGATGCAATTTTAGCTGGTATGCGGCGCATTCATTCAGAAGGCTACACGCCCATGTATTACAGTTACAAGCCATATACGTTGGCACATGTCGATTATCAGCGTATTCTGAAAGAATTTCCTAACAGCCTTTGGATTGCTGCTTACCGTGATTATCTACCAACTACCAAACCAGACTACGGTTATTTTCCGAGTATGGATGGGGTAGCTATTTGGCAGTACACGAGCGCATTTGGGCTGTCGCAAGGCCTCGATGGTAACATTGATCTGCTTGGTGTGACCGATAATGGATACTCGAAGCAGCCAGCAACTCCGTCGGTGCCTGTAACACCGGTACCAAGTCAACCAGCGAAATCGAATGCAGCCAGTGATACCGACTATGCGCAAGCGGGTGTTTTCAAGCCGTCCACGACGGTAAACATTCGCACGGGTGCCGGAACTGGATATGCATCTGTTGGTAGCTATGCACCCGGTGAAAGCGTGATTTATGATCACGTGTATATCCGTGGCACATATGTTTGGGCACGTTATCTCAGCTATTCAGGCAGGTATCGTTATGTTGCCTTGGGCGTGAATGGTGGGGAGAGCTATGGCTCGCGTTCGTCTGGATATACTTCGCTGGTAAGCCACACGTACTACACAGTCCGATATGGTGACAGCTTCTGGAGCATTGCCAGAAAGTATGGCATCAGCATGTACACGCTGGCTGCTAACAACGGCAAATCAATCTATAGCCTGATTTATCCGGGCGAAAGCCTGTATATCAGGTAA
- a CDS encoding phage holin codes for MKINWKVRVLSVKFWLAVVPASLLVIQTVAAVFGYNWDFASLGKELTAVVNAVFALLTIVGVAVDPTTEGVSDSQQALAYPALITTKAAKIKALEDQIKALQADKEADQVTAASEVVPETSSAAPAESAPASFAPQQ; via the coding sequence ATGAAGATTAATTGGAAAGTACGAGTATTAAGCGTCAAATTCTGGCTGGCCGTTGTGCCAGCTTCTTTGTTGGTGATCCAAACGGTAGCGGCAGTCTTCGGTTACAACTGGGACTTTGCTAGTTTGGGTAAAGAACTCACTGCAGTGGTCAATGCAGTGTTTGCATTATTGACCATTGTCGGGGTAGCGGTTGATCCAACCACGGAGGGCGTTAGTGATAGTCAGCAGGCGTTAGCTTACCCGGCACTCATTACCACCAAGGCAGCTAAGATCAAGGCGCTAGAGGATCAGATTAAGGCACTGCAAGCGGATAAAGAGGCTGACCAGGTAACTGCTGCTAGTGAAGTGGTTCCAGAGACGTCTTCTGCAGCACCGGCGGAGTCAGCTCCGGCATCTTTTGCTCCACAGCAATAA
- a CDS encoding phage tail protein — translation MYQVTIINNDKSIVIMRPGGSRTMLTSAEIKTDINSIPSFTFSVLPNNPGYNEIMPMVTRVRVVRIDTGEVLFDGRVLVPTNEMAETGALARSYTCEGALAFFHDVVPGYQTFTGTPATIIKQLVDMFNSRVDPFKQMQLGIMPESTQSQTLETTPEKDLYDTLHDFVVTTLGYDIRVRSAQNGRFLDVKSQLGETGKTIIRLGINLKAMKVETDPTGIITRVVPLGAVKDNVSSEESVQPRVNLTDAGKSLYVDIPDLINKYGVLEGVQVFDNAKTPEQLQEAVNSWISGQRPVTRKFSVTALDLSLLRRAPEDFKVYNFNRVINPLTQTDETMRIVGQTLDLIQPQNAELVIGDKFKSGVDYAVDTVAKNLNNQRLYGQIQKTVLGQSARIELVNTNAQDALKAAQEAQQTVDKIQTEFSDADINGIKNSLTDISDKLNSITENIGAIGKDVDQLKKAQTTSTGATLATIEERVKKLEDAAKPAEGSK, via the coding sequence TTGTATCAGGTCACAATTATTAATAATGACAAGTCTATTGTTATCATGCGTCCTGGCGGCAGTAGAACAATGCTGACGTCCGCAGAAATTAAAACGGATATCAATTCAATTCCGTCATTTACGTTTAGTGTGTTGCCTAACAATCCTGGCTATAACGAGATAATGCCGATGGTCACAAGAGTGCGGGTTGTCCGAATAGATACCGGTGAGGTCCTTTTCGACGGTCGCGTTTTGGTTCCCACTAATGAAATGGCCGAAACTGGTGCTCTAGCACGTTCTTATACTTGTGAGGGTGCGCTCGCATTCTTCCACGATGTTGTACCCGGATACCAAACGTTTACCGGGACGCCTGCTACGATCATCAAGCAGCTGGTTGATATGTTCAATTCCCGAGTTGACCCATTTAAACAAATGCAGCTGGGGATTATGCCAGAATCTACACAGTCACAAACCTTAGAAACGACTCCAGAAAAAGACCTGTATGATACGCTTCATGATTTTGTAGTGACCACATTAGGATATGATATCCGCGTTCGTTCTGCTCAGAATGGACGTTTTTTAGATGTTAAGTCACAGCTTGGCGAAACTGGCAAAACAATCATTCGTCTTGGCATCAATTTGAAAGCAATGAAGGTTGAAACTGACCCTACTGGGATAATTACACGAGTTGTTCCTTTAGGAGCTGTCAAAGATAACGTGAGTTCCGAAGAGTCAGTTCAGCCTCGGGTTAATTTAACAGACGCTGGAAAATCGCTGTATGTGGATATTCCTGATTTGATAAATAAATACGGAGTCCTTGAAGGCGTACAAGTCTTTGATAATGCAAAAACACCTGAGCAACTTCAAGAAGCTGTTAATTCATGGATAAGTGGACAGCGCCCAGTTACGCGGAAGTTTTCTGTTACAGCATTAGACCTTTCCCTACTTAGGCGTGCTCCAGAAGACTTCAAAGTATACAACTTCAATCGAGTAATTAATCCGCTAACCCAAACAGACGAAACAATGCGGATCGTTGGACAAACACTTGACTTGATTCAACCTCAAAACGCTGAGCTCGTTATTGGTGATAAGTTTAAGTCTGGCGTTGATTATGCAGTCGATACTGTAGCAAAAAATCTTAATAATCAACGCTTATATGGTCAGATCCAGAAAACAGTTCTCGGCCAATCGGCCCGTATCGAATTAGTGAACACTAATGCTCAGGATGCTTTAAAAGCAGCTCAAGAAGCACAGCAAACTGTTGACAAAATACAGACAGAGTTTAGTGATGCCGACATTAATGGCATCAAAAATTCGCTGACCGATATAAGCGATAAACTCAATTCGATTACTGAAAATATTGGCGCAATTGGTAAAGACGTTGACCAGTTAAAAAAGGCACAAACGACCTCCACTGGAGCAACCCTTGCAACCATAGAAGAACGTGTCAAGAAATTAGAAGATGCTGCCAAACCGGCAGAAGGGAGCAAATAA
- the metK gene encoding methionine adenosyltransferase, producing MQERHLFTSESVSEGHPDKIADQISDAILDAMLEKDPNSRVACETTVTTGLVLVVGEISTNAYVDIQSVVRGTIKKIGYTKESGFDPDSVGVLVALDEQSPDIAQGVDESLEARDSDTDPLDKIGAGDQGMMFGFAIDETDTYMPLPISLAHALMRQTDKLRHAGEISYLRPDAKAQVTVEYDDNEQPVRVDTVVLSVQHDPDVTLEEIRRDVEAKIIRKIIPADMMDDDTKIYVNPTGRFVLGGPQADSGLTGRKIIVDTYGGFARHGGGAFSGKDATKVDRSASYAARYIAKNIVAAGLAKRVEVQLAYAIGVAKPVSVSVNTFGTNVISEQVIEQAIRENFDLRPAGIIKMLDLKRPIYEQTAAYGHFGRTDVDLPWEHLDKVQALLKYRD from the coding sequence ATGCAAGAACGCCATTTATTTACTTCTGAGTCTGTATCAGAAGGACATCCGGATAAAATTGCTGATCAAATCAGTGATGCCATTCTGGATGCAATGCTCGAAAAAGATCCGAATTCTCGAGTTGCGTGTGAAACAACTGTGACGACGGGATTGGTGTTGGTGGTCGGCGAGATTTCGACCAATGCTTATGTTGACATTCAGTCCGTTGTTCGTGGCACGATTAAGAAAATTGGTTATACAAAAGAGTCTGGGTTTGATCCGGATAGTGTCGGTGTTTTGGTTGCACTTGATGAACAGAGCCCGGATATTGCCCAAGGTGTGGATGAAAGTCTTGAGGCCCGCGATTCCGATACCGATCCGTTAGATAAAATCGGTGCCGGTGATCAAGGGATGATGTTTGGGTTTGCCATTGACGAAACCGACACCTATATGCCATTACCGATTTCGTTGGCTCATGCCTTGATGCGTCAAACGGATAAATTGCGGCACGCTGGCGAAATCAGTTATCTGCGCCCAGACGCAAAGGCCCAGGTAACAGTAGAGTATGATGATAATGAGCAGCCTGTTCGGGTTGATACAGTAGTTCTTTCTGTTCAGCATGATCCTGACGTCACACTGGAAGAAATTCGGCGTGACGTAGAGGCTAAAATCATTCGGAAGATCATTCCAGCTGACATGATGGATGATGACACGAAAATTTATGTTAACCCGACCGGTCGCTTTGTCTTAGGTGGTCCGCAAGCCGATTCCGGATTGACTGGTCGTAAGATTATTGTTGATACTTACGGTGGGTTTGCCCGGCATGGCGGTGGGGCCTTTTCCGGTAAGGATGCGACGAAGGTTGACCGCTCTGCTAGTTATGCAGCGCGTTATATTGCTAAAAATATTGTTGCAGCCGGCTTGGCTAAACGCGTGGAAGTGCAACTGGCTTATGCGATTGGCGTTGCTAAACCGGTGTCGGTATCTGTTAACACATTTGGCACCAACGTTATTTCTGAACAAGTAATTGAACAGGCTATTCGCGAGAACTTTGATTTGCGACCAGCTGGTATTATTAAAATGTTAGATCTTAAGCGGCCGATTTATGAACAAACAGCGGCTTATGGTCATTTTGGACGTACAGATGTTGATCTTCCTTGGGAGCACTTAGATAAGGTGCAAGCACTTCTCAAGTATCGAGATTAG
- a CDS encoding acyltransferase family protein, translating into MSSIRLADALKSLINGNPFIVNSWFMEILLILYFIFYLSGKICRSHISSTVLLVVTGNIVVFLLFYLNSYPHNWYNTVLCFSLGILWALYEPLLGKVMRSKSLYIGTIIFLLVLFLFLFLSRKLEAISSLLFAAIVIMISYTFTFKNSFWKKTKHIGLEMYLYHGLFISLFRGKYLFINNTFIFGASIFLATFVTALVINKLTKLFLSVVQRHAA; encoded by the coding sequence CTGTCGTCAATTCGCCTTGCTGATGCTTTAAAAAGTCTCATTAATGGCAATCCTTTTATTGTTAACAGTTGGTTTATGGAAATCCTGTTAATTTTATATTTCATATTTTATCTTTCTGGTAAAATATGCCGTTCCCACATTTCGTCAACAGTATTGCTCGTTGTTACAGGTAATATAGTAGTTTTTCTCCTTTTTTATTTAAATTCATACCCGCATAATTGGTACAACACGGTTCTTTGCTTTTCTCTTGGTATTCTATGGGCATTGTATGAACCATTGCTAGGGAAAGTCATGCGCTCAAAGTCGTTATATATAGGCACAATTATATTTTTACTTGTGTTGTTTCTATTTTTGTTTTTGTCAAGAAAATTAGAAGCAATTAGTTCATTGCTATTTGCAGCCATCGTTATTATGATCAGTTATACTTTTACTTTTAAAAACTCATTCTGGAAGAAAACAAAACATATTGGATTAGAGATGTATCTTTATCACGGATTATTTATTAGCCTATTTCGTGGAAAATACCTGTTTATAAACAATACTTTTATTTTTGGAGCAAGCATTTTTCTGGCAACCTTCGTAACTGCTTTAGTCATAAATAAATTAACTAAGTTATTTCTCTCCGTTGTTCAGCGTCATGCAGCTTAA
- a CDS encoding CotH kinase family protein, which yields MVDKQEPYRDPEHIPYENSIREDINNGFVDNISESLATWIRSKQWGLDVRESLALAVEWFSKMKNETPRGTYPTFDDLKKAFPNGDGGKSIYAVLDSQRWYYYKNGAWQDGGVYQIPAIDAAKMDQIGQYLDNLSRNNLVPNAKFQNGLINNAVPSVAGVLLSVSHREGTTWVTVQSPSGTVNNQGVGIVVPRLNSIGQPVIGTGSYRLGVRIVSAVDQNLKITLIPRKANGDWLPSFDFGTFNAHAQKIMAVRNSAHIDVTGQEDNFLIMVWNTDGQPVSFSATDYSLVKEDEVSNNSDLESGYIEAANRDNVFRNSFFTEGTTPWQKGGTDVDFRNELYADKKWLHVWTGGHTGQSVSYLGADGTKLVNGVRNTGVRGSLIIKFNAASVIDIHAIFRDVNGAVLDDVIVNTVKSRDLAVPTKVNFFIPRIGRPDLSTVLITFKDHYSAAFDFNVTEIVGYPIAFEKPDRLSMNVVDDPTLKTGSAYFRTSNGGAYSPVMLLNHRWIKYSCPAASKQPTSRLEYLFNNEETTNDDFRTHNVLVECDVLVDTTGIYTVNATSYDLNNAKVRDYVITALPLTAGVINHIDFILPRFQPDEFNYGFGLCSTSTGDLSYSVSNINIRADVGIDNQGEHAFTSGTNLPVIKIDGTLPTQKGDKTTVTVRILKNGIAKNYFAKLSIQGDSSATYDKKNYKLKLYSDPDCTVKAKFKAAPSWLNEGTIVLKANWIDVTHALNIVSAKLFAEITENRANVNSNLLNASMLGEIQGTPALLYTNSSFHGLYTINTGKDENLFGFDNVPSNAGVLEAQNHFTDKGFGKPTIVITDDITANPDADMEVQVGTTTPEFQAATNRLAQFVSQSDDATFHDQFSQYLDLEAVIDFLIFYQVAECSDSYIKNIEYTTYDGNIWLPIPYDLDSTWGLNWDGKTIFDPEMDMLNTGLTSKNFANFKLNMLMNRTLKAFKPEIKARYTQLRTSVLTPDKVTSMFEEFMDSVGTNAYAKELSRWPNIPSTFFDFKTLRKNVITRFRISDYIFKNL from the coding sequence ATGGTAGACAAGCAGGAACCATATCGTGATCCAGAGCATATTCCATACGAAAATTCAATTAGGGAAGACATCAACAACGGCTTTGTCGATAATATTTCTGAGTCGTTAGCCACGTGGATACGTAGCAAACAGTGGGGGTTAGACGTTCGTGAATCGCTTGCCCTTGCTGTTGAGTGGTTCAGCAAAATGAAAAATGAGACACCTCGAGGAACGTATCCAACCTTTGATGACCTCAAAAAGGCGTTTCCTAATGGAGATGGCGGTAAGAGTATTTATGCGGTTTTGGATTCCCAACGATGGTATTACTACAAAAACGGTGCATGGCAGGATGGCGGAGTTTACCAGATACCGGCAATCGATGCCGCTAAAATGGATCAGATTGGCCAATACCTCGACAATCTGTCCCGCAATAACCTCGTACCAAATGCTAAGTTTCAAAACGGGCTGATCAATAATGCTGTTCCTTCGGTTGCCGGCGTTTTGCTTTCAGTAAGTCATCGTGAGGGCACAACGTGGGTAACGGTTCAATCACCTTCCGGCACCGTCAACAATCAAGGGGTTGGTATTGTCGTCCCTAGACTGAATAGCATCGGGCAACCCGTCATTGGCACCGGTAGCTACCGTCTTGGTGTTCGCATTGTTTCGGCAGTTGATCAAAATCTGAAAATCACGCTGATTCCGCGTAAGGCAAACGGTGACTGGCTACCCAGCTTTGACTTCGGGACGTTCAATGCACATGCACAAAAAATAATGGCTGTGAGAAACAGCGCTCATATTGACGTGACGGGGCAGGAGGACAATTTCTTGATTATGGTATGGAATACAGACGGACAGCCAGTCAGCTTTTCAGCAACTGATTATTCACTCGTCAAGGAGGACGAAGTTTCAAACAATTCGGACCTAGAATCCGGATATATCGAAGCCGCAAACCGTGACAATGTATTCAGAAATTCGTTCTTCACTGAGGGGACAACCCCTTGGCAGAAGGGCGGTACGGATGTAGATTTCAGGAATGAGCTCTACGCGGACAAAAAATGGCTTCACGTGTGGACTGGAGGACACACTGGACAAAGCGTGAGCTATTTAGGTGCGGATGGTACCAAACTAGTAAACGGTGTCCGTAATACGGGTGTTCGCGGATCACTCATCATCAAGTTCAACGCTGCGAGTGTCATTGATATTCATGCTATTTTCCGTGATGTTAATGGGGCTGTTCTTGATGATGTTATCGTCAATACGGTAAAGTCGCGTGACTTGGCGGTTCCAACAAAGGTTAATTTCTTCATACCGCGAATTGGACGCCCCGATCTTTCGACAGTCCTCATCACTTTTAAGGATCATTACTCAGCCGCTTTTGACTTCAACGTCACCGAAATTGTCGGCTACCCGATCGCTTTTGAAAAACCTGACCGGCTATCTATGAACGTAGTTGACGATCCAACGCTAAAAACTGGATCGGCCTACTTCCGTACATCAAATGGCGGTGCATACTCTCCAGTAATGTTGCTAAACCATCGCTGGATAAAATATTCGTGTCCAGCCGCGTCTAAACAGCCTACATCTCGTCTCGAATACCTGTTCAATAACGAAGAGACCACAAATGATGACTTCCGTACTCACAATGTTTTGGTTGAATGTGATGTGTTGGTTGACACAACAGGAATTTACACCGTGAACGCTACCAGCTACGATTTAAATAACGCCAAGGTTCGAGATTATGTCATTACCGCTCTACCACTAACAGCTGGCGTTATTAACCATATTGACTTCATATTGCCGCGTTTCCAGCCTGATGAATTCAACTATGGTTTCGGACTTTGCTCAACATCAACGGGTGACTTGTCTTATTCAGTATCAAACATTAACATTCGTGCTGATGTCGGTATTGATAACCAAGGGGAACACGCCTTCACTAGCGGAACAAATCTTCCGGTTATCAAAATCGACGGTACTTTACCAACTCAAAAAGGCGATAAAACAACAGTAACGGTTAGAATTCTCAAAAATGGCATTGCCAAAAATTACTTCGCTAAGTTGTCTATTCAGGGCGACTCCTCGGCCACTTACGACAAGAAGAACTACAAGCTCAAGTTATACAGCGACCCTGATTGCACTGTAAAGGCCAAGTTCAAAGCAGCCCCAAGCTGGCTCAACGAGGGAACCATTGTCCTAAAAGCCAACTGGATTGACGTCACTCATGCGCTTAATATCGTCAGCGCCAAGCTGTTTGCCGAAATAACAGAGAACCGCGCGAATGTGAACTCAAATCTGCTAAACGCAAGCATGCTCGGGGAAATTCAGGGAACCCCTGCGCTTCTGTATACGAACAGCTCTTTTCACGGGTTATACACCATCAATACTGGCAAAGATGAGAATCTGTTTGGATTTGATAACGTGCCTTCAAATGCCGGTGTTCTAGAAGCACAAAATCATTTCACGGATAAAGGGTTCGGCAAGCCAACCATTGTCATCACTGATGACATCACAGCCAATCCTGATGCAGATATGGAAGTTCAAGTCGGCACGACAACTCCTGAATTTCAAGCGGCAACTAACCGACTAGCACAGTTTGTTTCGCAGTCTGACGATGCTACGTTCCACGACCAATTCAGTCAATATCTTGACCTCGAAGCGGTTATCGACTTTCTAATCTTTTACCAAGTTGCTGAATGCAGTGACTCTTATATCAAGAATATTGAGTACACCACATACGATGGCAACATCTGGCTACCAATTCCTTATGACCTTGATTCTACATGGGGTTTAAATTGGGACGGCAAGACAATATTCGACCCTGAAATGGATATGCTAAATACCGGTCTGACAAGCAAGAACTTTGCTAACTTCAAACTGAACATGCTTATGAATCGAACCCTCAAAGCGTTCAAGCCAGAAATCAAGGCACGGTATACTCAGCTGAGGACGTCTGTACTGACGCCAGACAAAGTCACCAGCATGTTCGAGGAGTTCATGGATAGTGTTGGCACTAACGCCTACGCCAAGGAACTATCACGCTGGCCTAACATTCCTTCAACGTTCTTCGATTTCAAAACGCTTCGGAAGAACGTTATCACACGTTTCCGCATATCCGATTACATTTTCAAAAATTTGTAA
- a CDS encoding IS30 family transposase, giving the protein MTHSQTNTHKHYQQLSFSDRATIQALQAAGDTATVIAQKLHRSKATISREITRGSVTQLDSKRHSHQVYLAETAQAMHDRKRDRTGHYAFLKTGRAFFKALARELTRKPRVHSVDSFVHFYRDQGKACPSTTTVYRYIDAGLLELDNMTLPKKLRRRIKGYKNAHKRKNKKIYGDSIELRPAAVNDRTGVGHWEGDLVKGIRLADEPALMTLTERYSRTEIIVKIPDYHAGTCLKALQDTIDDYGAKEFESITFDNGSEFAKLSEIVGTQIYFAHPYSPWERGTNENANGLLREFFPKGKSLRAVTLVEIQAVQSALNHRPRRILNYLRPCDYYRCMA; this is encoded by the coding sequence ATGACCCACTCTCAGACTAACACCCACAAGCATTACCAACAACTCAGTTTTAGCGACCGTGCTACAATTCAGGCCCTTCAGGCTGCTGGTGACACCGCGACCGTGATTGCACAGAAGCTTCATCGCAGTAAAGCGACAATCTCACGAGAAATCACGCGTGGATCTGTAACTCAGCTCGACTCGAAGCGTCACTCGCATCAAGTCTATCTTGCGGAAACTGCCCAAGCCATGCACGACCGTAAACGCGATAGAACCGGTCACTACGCCTTTCTTAAGACCGGCCGTGCGTTCTTCAAGGCTCTCGCCAGGGAGCTTACTCGTAAGCCGCGCGTACACAGCGTTGATAGCTTCGTACACTTCTATCGCGACCAGGGCAAGGCTTGCCCTTCAACGACAACTGTGTATCGCTACATCGACGCCGGGCTGCTTGAGCTAGACAACATGACACTTCCCAAGAAGCTCCGACGCCGCATCAAAGGCTATAAGAACGCCCACAAGCGCAAGAATAAGAAGATATACGGCGACTCAATCGAGTTGCGTCCTGCGGCCGTGAATGACCGCACAGGCGTGGGACATTGGGAAGGCGACTTGGTCAAAGGTATTCGCTTAGCTGATGAGCCAGCATTAATGACGCTCACAGAACGGTACAGCCGGACTGAGATCATCGTCAAGATTCCTGACTATCATGCGGGCACCTGCCTTAAAGCCTTGCAGGACACGATCGACGACTACGGGGCCAAGGAATTTGAGAGTATCACTTTTGACAATGGTTCCGAGTTTGCCAAGTTATCAGAGATTGTTGGAACCCAGATTTACTTCGCACATCCGTACTCGCCTTGGGAGCGTGGCACAAACGAGAACGCCAATGGACTGCTTAGGGAATTCTTCCCGAAAGGGAAGTCTCTCAGAGCAGTTACCCTGGTTGAAATTCAAGCAGTCCAATCCGCACTGAACCATCGTCCCAGACGTATTCTGAACTATCTTCGCCCATGCGATTACTACCGATGCATGGCGTAA
- a CDS encoding acyltransferase family protein → MLFLVGIFGVLLLCSLRFSSDYKEGVLSVDTTGRLEGVLVFVVILSHIAMSDYRLGIGSSSSMLVHVGALGRLAVSVFFFISGYGLLKQLQARKNAYIAQFVRHRIMPFMLSYFISALVYYPQFSSQVQR, encoded by the coding sequence GTGCTTTTTTTGGTAGGAATTTTTGGAGTCCTGTTGCTTTGTAGTCTGCGCTTTAGTTCAGACTACAAAGAGGGCGTATTATCAGTTGATACAACAGGAAGGCTTGAAGGCGTTCTCGTATTTGTTGTTATTCTAAGCCATATCGCTATGAGTGATTATCGTCTTGGTATTGGGTCATCGTCTTCCATGCTTGTACATGTTGGTGCATTAGGGCGCTTGGCAGTTTCGGTTTTCTTTTTTATATCGGGATACGGATTGCTTAAACAACTTCAAGCACGTAAGAATGCATATATTGCTCAATTCGTTCGTCATCGTATTATGCCGTTCATGCTGTCATATTTTATCAGCGCTTTAGTTTACTATCCTCAATTTTCAAGTCAAGTGCAACGATGA